One genomic region from Osmerus eperlanus chromosome 6, fOsmEpe2.1, whole genome shotgun sequence encodes:
- the LOC134022007 gene encoding histone H1-like, with product MAEVAPAPAPAKAPKKKAAAKPKKAGPSVGELIVKAVSASKERSGVSLAAVKKALAAGGYDVEKNNSRVKIAVKSLVTKGTLVQTKGTGASGSFKINKETETKAKKPVKKVAAAKVKKAAAKKPAVAKKSPKKVAAKKPVAAKKSPKKAKKPAAAKKATKSPKKVKKPATPKKTVAKSPKKTAKPKAAKPKAAKAKKPAPKKK from the coding sequence ATGGCAGAAGTCGCTCCAGCTCCCGCTCCGGCCAAGGCACCCAAGAAGAAGGCGGCAGCCAAGCCCAAGAAAGCTGGACCCAGCGTCGGCGAGCTGATCGTCAAGGCCGTGTCCGCTTCCAAGGAGAGAAGCGGTGTGTCCCTGGCAGCGGTCAAGAAAGCCTTGGCGGCCGGCGGCTACGACGTAGAGAAGAACAACTCCCGTGTCAAGATCGCAGTGAAAAGCCTCGTCACCAAAGGAACCTTGGTCCAGACCAAAGGAACGGGCGCTTCTGGCTCCTTTAAGATCAACAAGGAGACGGAGACCAAGGCAAAGAAGCCCGTGAAGAAGGTCGCCGCTGCGAAAGTCAAAAAAGCAGCCGCCAAGAAACCCGCAGTTGCTAAAAAGTCGCCCAAGAAGGTCGCTGCGAAGAAGCCCGTGGCTGCCAAGAAGTCACCCAAGAAGGCTAAGAAGCCCGCGGCTGCCAAGAAGGCAACCAAGAGCCCCAAGAAGGTGAAGAAGCCCGCAACACCCAAGAAAACAGTGGCCAAGAGCCCCAAGAAGACAGCCAAGCCAAAAGCCGCCAAGCCCAAGGCGGCCAAGGCAAAGAAACCAGCGCCTAAGAAGAAGTAA
- the LOC134022020 gene encoding histone H2B-like produces the protein MPEPAKTAPKKGSKKAVSKTAVKGGKKRRKSRKESYAIYVYKVLKQVHPDTGISSKAMGIMNSFVNDIFERIAGESSRLAHYNKRSTITSREIQTAVRLLLPGELAKHAVSEGTKAVTKYTSSK, from the coding sequence ATGCCTGAGCCAGCAAAGACCGCGCCCAAGAAGGGCTCCAAGAAAGCCGTTTCCAAGACCGCTGTGAAGGGCGGCAAGAAGCGCAGAAAGTCCAGGAAGGAGAGCTACGCCATCTACGTGTACAAGGTACTGAAGCAGGTCCACCCCGACACCGGCATCTCCTCCAAGGCCATGGGAATCATGAATTCATTCGTCAACGATATTTTCGAGCGTATTGCCGGAGAGTCGTCTCGCCTGGCTCACTACAACAAGCGATCAACCATCACCTCCAGGGAGATCCAGACCGCTGTCCGCCTTCTGCTCCCTGGTGAGCTGGCCAAGCACGCCGTGTCCGAGGGCACCAAGGCAGTAACCAAGTACACCAGCTCCAAGTAA
- the LOC134022024 gene encoding histone H4 — protein MSGRGKGGKGLGKGGAKRHRKVLRDNIQGITKPAIRRLARRGGVKRISGLIYEETRGVLKVFLENVIRDAVTYTEHAKRKTVTAMDVVYALKRQGRTLYGFGG, from the coding sequence ATGTCAGGAAGAGGCAAAGGAGGTAAAGGACTCGGAAAAGGAGGCGCCAAGCGTCATCGCAAGGTTCTCCGTGATAACATCCAGGGCATCACCAAGCCCGCCATTCGCCGCCTGGCTCGCCGCGGTGGCGTTAAACGTATTTCAGGCTTGATCTACGAAGAGACACGCGGTGTTCTGAAGGTGTTCTTGGAGAACGTCATCCGTGATGCCGTGACCTACACCGAGCACGCCAAAAGGAAGACCGTGACCGCCATGGACGTGGTCTACGCTCTGAAACGCCAAGGACGTACTCTGTACGGCTTTGGCGGTTAA